The Streptomyces sp. NL15-2K genome contains a region encoding:
- the eccCa gene encoding type VII secretion protein EccCa, whose amino-acid sequence MSTRLIHRPARTTRPPASPEPRTIEAPPNLPDGKTGSIATSLLPVAGVMSSVVMMTVVRNSQFAGLGAIILVVTIIGSLVMVFSQRGKAQRTRRTQREAYLAYLEDLREELSNEEKERRESTQVLNPPPDALYDIVRDPARLWERRRLDADFLRVRVGTGEMPVRDLKVAPPGSSVLTPPDEFMLNEASALVSRFSSGTELPLTVPLDRVGNITVIGEREDTLRVARALIAQAAATHAPDDVAMALAAPGDRIADWEWAKWLPHLLDSEQFDGPVSARRIAPSLPQLARQIGPELRRRASYAAEVRRGLSGKDALAMTSRLLVVADGHGGDAVDLPRPDDAVGLRDMGVTVLHLLDQRVQEPGSVGVRITVDGERVVIEDMRMPEPISAHGTVDEIGIPFAEGFARMLAPLRLSAESMVDAPLTGPVDFAELLGIDDVAGLELNRLWAPRGERAFLRVPIGVSDSKEPVLLDLKESSELGMGPHGLCVGATGSGKSELLRTLVLALVATHPPEDLAMVLVDYKGGATFAPFADLPHVAGVITNLENQAGLVERVHASLAGEVKRRQQVLKDAGNVADIGHYAALRAERRPDLEPLPHLFVVIDEFGELLTAKPDFIDLFLSIGRIGRSIGVHLLLSSQRIEGGKLKGLDTYLSYRLGLRTFSPDESRTVLDTTDAFHLPPLPGFGYLKVDTSHYERFKASYVSGAYRGPVQRDTEDTGPLALEYEAYNTLGQDESSGAEEPQMRRRETGPTEMGVIIDQLQRAGARSVRQIWLPPLPAGVPLDRVAGPVEIGPRGMQLAKRRGPLQVPLGLLDDPTKQWQGQWYLDLTLAGGHAAIIGGPQSGKTTLLRSLALSLALTHTPQEVGVYGLDLVGGGLQALSGLPHVGGVAGRADRERAARTIDSVRAMLDQREELFRIHNIDSLEQLRTLRAAGRVPELASTEIVLLIDGFGALRDDFEDLDDSVVDILKRGSGYGIHVVAGMLRWNDVRIATQSQFGTRVELRLNDPSESSIDRKLAETLSPEEKGRILTDGKLFAQVALPRTDGLADTSDLGAVLEHTARSIRATWTGEVAQPVRVLPHVLEAQQLPGPASEPRRVPIGLDQTQLAPVLIDLFEHDQHLLIMGDSECGKTNLLKVVAQSLIERYGDNELVFGVFDPRRGLRGVIPEEYRGGYAYNAKLCAGLAAGIATELEKRLPDESAGGEDLEPGSFSGPRIVILVDDYDVLTTAGQQPLAPFVPYIPSAVDIGLHFVLTRRVAGASRGLYEPLMQGLRESGASALVMAGDRSEGQLFPGVYASQQPPGRGVLVRRGQPNRLIQTVYTGTQVNP is encoded by the coding sequence ATGAGCACCCGACTGATCCACCGGCCGGCCCGGACCACCCGGCCCCCGGCCTCTCCCGAGCCGCGCACCATCGAGGCGCCGCCCAACCTGCCCGACGGCAAGACGGGCTCCATAGCGACCTCGCTGCTGCCCGTCGCCGGTGTCATGTCGTCCGTCGTGATGATGACGGTCGTACGCAACAGCCAGTTCGCGGGGCTGGGCGCGATCATCCTCGTCGTCACCATCATCGGCTCGCTCGTCATGGTCTTCTCCCAGCGCGGCAAGGCCCAGCGCACCCGCCGCACCCAGCGCGAGGCCTACCTCGCCTACCTGGAGGACCTGCGGGAGGAGTTGTCGAACGAGGAGAAGGAGCGGCGCGAGAGCACCCAGGTGCTCAACCCGCCGCCGGACGCGCTCTACGACATCGTGCGCGACCCCGCCCGGCTGTGGGAGCGGCGCCGCCTCGACGCCGACTTCCTGCGGGTCCGCGTCGGCACCGGCGAGATGCCGGTGCGCGACCTGAAGGTGGCCCCGCCCGGGTCCTCCGTGCTCACCCCGCCCGACGAGTTCATGCTGAACGAGGCCTCCGCGCTGGTGTCCCGCTTCAGCAGCGGCACCGAACTCCCGCTCACCGTCCCGCTCGACCGCGTCGGCAACATCACCGTCATCGGCGAGCGCGAGGACACCCTCCGGGTCGCCCGCGCGCTGATCGCGCAGGCCGCCGCCACGCACGCACCCGACGACGTGGCCATGGCGCTGGCCGCGCCCGGCGACCGGATCGCCGACTGGGAATGGGCCAAGTGGCTGCCGCACCTGCTCGACAGCGAGCAGTTCGACGGCCCCGTCTCCGCCCGCCGGATCGCGCCCTCCCTGCCCCAACTGGCCCGGCAGATCGGCCCCGAGCTGCGCCGCCGCGCCTCCTACGCGGCTGAAGTGCGCCGCGGTCTGTCCGGCAAGGACGCCCTCGCCATGACCTCCCGGCTGCTCGTCGTCGCCGACGGACACGGCGGCGACGCCGTCGACCTGCCGCGCCCCGACGACGCGGTCGGCCTGCGCGACATGGGCGTCACCGTCCTGCACCTGCTCGACCAGCGGGTCCAGGAACCCGGCAGTGTGGGCGTGCGCATCACCGTCGACGGCGAGCGCGTCGTCATCGAGGACATGCGCATGCCGGAGCCGATCAGCGCGCACGGCACCGTCGACGAGATCGGCATCCCCTTCGCCGAGGGCTTCGCCCGGATGCTCGCCCCGCTCCGGCTGTCCGCGGAGTCGATGGTCGACGCGCCGCTCACCGGCCCGGTCGACTTCGCCGAACTGCTCGGCATCGACGACGTGGCCGGCCTCGAACTGAACCGGCTGTGGGCGCCGCGCGGCGAACGGGCCTTCCTGCGCGTGCCCATCGGCGTCAGCGACTCCAAGGAGCCCGTGCTTCTGGACCTGAAGGAGTCCTCCGAACTGGGCATGGGCCCGCACGGCCTGTGCGTCGGCGCCACCGGCTCCGGCAAGTCCGAGCTGCTGCGCACCCTCGTCCTCGCCCTGGTCGCCACGCACCCGCCGGAGGACCTGGCCATGGTCCTCGTCGACTACAAGGGCGGCGCCACCTTCGCCCCCTTCGCCGACCTCCCGCACGTCGCCGGCGTCATCACCAACCTGGAGAACCAGGCCGGCCTCGTCGAGCGCGTCCACGCCTCCCTCGCCGGCGAGGTCAAGCGCCGCCAGCAGGTACTCAAGGACGCGGGCAACGTCGCCGACATCGGCCACTACGCCGCGCTGCGCGCCGAGCGGCGGCCCGACCTGGAGCCGCTGCCGCACCTGTTCGTGGTGATCGACGAGTTCGGCGAACTGCTCACCGCCAAGCCGGACTTCATCGACCTGTTCCTGTCCATCGGCCGCATCGGCCGCTCCATCGGCGTCCACCTGCTGCTGTCCAGCCAGCGCATCGAGGGCGGCAAGCTCAAGGGCCTGGACACCTACCTGTCGTACCGGCTCGGCCTGCGCACCTTCTCGCCCGACGAGTCCCGTACGGTCCTGGACACCACGGACGCCTTCCACCTGCCCCCGCTGCCCGGCTTCGGCTACCTCAAGGTCGACACCAGCCACTACGAGCGGTTCAAGGCCAGCTACGTCTCCGGCGCCTACCGCGGCCCCGTGCAGCGCGACACCGAGGACACCGGGCCGCTGGCCCTGGAGTACGAGGCCTACAACACCCTGGGCCAGGACGAGAGTTCGGGCGCCGAGGAGCCGCAGATGCGGCGCCGGGAGACCGGGCCCACCGAGATGGGCGTGATCATCGACCAGCTCCAGAGGGCCGGCGCCCGCTCGGTGCGCCAGATCTGGCTGCCCCCGCTGCCCGCCGGGGTACCCCTCGACAGGGTCGCCGGTCCCGTGGAGATCGGCCCGCGCGGCATGCAGCTCGCCAAGCGGCGCGGCCCGCTCCAGGTGCCGTTGGGCCTGCTCGACGACCCGACCAAGCAGTGGCAGGGCCAGTGGTACCTGGACCTCACCCTCGCCGGCGGCCACGCGGCCATCATCGGCGGCCCGCAGTCCGGCAAGACCACCCTGCTGCGCTCCCTGGCCCTCTCCCTGGCCCTGACGCACACCCCGCAGGAGGTCGGCGTCTACGGCCTCGACCTGGTCGGCGGCGGCCTGCAGGCGCTCTCCGGTCTGCCGCACGTCGGCGGGGTCGCCGGCCGCGCCGACCGCGAGCGCGCCGCCCGCACCATCGACTCCGTACGCGCCATGCTCGACCAGCGCGAGGAACTCTTCCGCATCCACAACATCGACTCCCTGGAGCAGCTGCGCACCCTGCGCGCCGCGGGTCGTGTGCCCGAGCTGGCCTCCACCGAGATCGTGCTGCTCATCGACGGATTCGGCGCCCTGCGCGACGACTTCGAGGACCTCGACGACTCGGTCGTCGACATCCTCAAGCGCGGCAGCGGCTACGGCATCCACGTCGTCGCCGGCATGCTCCGCTGGAACGACGTGCGCATCGCCACGCAGTCCCAGTTCGGCACCCGGGTCGAGCTGCGCCTGAACGACCCGAGCGAGTCCAGCATCGACCGCAAGCTCGCCGAGACCCTCTCGCCCGAGGAGAAGGGCCGCATCCTCACCGACGGCAAGCTCTTCGCGCAGGTCGCCCTGCCCCGCACCGACGGCCTCGCCGACACCTCCGACCTCGGCGCGGTCCTGGAGCACACCGCCCGCTCGATCCGCGCCACCTGGACCGGCGAGGTCGCCCAGCCGGTCCGCGTGCTGCCGCACGTCCTGGAGGCGCAGCAGCTGCCCGGCCCGGCGTCCGAACCTCGCCGGGTCCCGATCGGCCTGGACCAGACGCAGCTGGCCCCCGTCCTGATCGACCTGTTCGAACACGACCAGCACCTGCTGATCATGGGCGACAGCGAGTGCGGCAAGACCAACCTGCTCAAGGTCGTCGCCCAGAGCCTGATCGAGCGCTACGGCGACAATGAACTGGTCTTCGGGGTCTTCGACCCGCGCCGCGGCCTGCGCGGCGTCATCCCGGAGGAGTACCGGGGCGGTTACGCCTACAACGCCAAGCTGTGCGCCGGCCTCGCCGCCGGTATCGCCACCGAGCTGGAGAAGCGGCTGCCCGACGAGAGCGCGGGCGGCGAGGACCTGGAGCCGGGCAGCTTCTCGGGCCCGCGGATCGTGATCCTCGTCGACGACTACGACGTCCTCACCACCGCCGGCCAGCAGCCGCTCGCGCCCTTCGTGCCGTACATCCCCTCGGCCGTCGACATCGGCCTGCACTTCGTCCTCACCCGCCGGGTCGCGGGCGCCTCCCGCGGCCTGTACGAGCCGCTGATGCAGGGCCTGCGCGAGTCCGGCGCCTCGGCGCTGGTGATGGCGGGCGACCGGAGTGAAGGCCAGCTCTTCCCCGGCGTGTACGCGAGCCAGCAGCCGCCCGGCCGTGGGGTGTTGGTCCGCAGGGGCCAACCGAACCGGCTGATCCAGACCGTCTACACGGGGACACAGGTGAATCCATGA
- a CDS encoding MinD/ParA family protein, whose product MAGEKGDMPSGDNWQNDVLRDLRGGTPQQRAAQQDGRPPQAPQQREQQAPQQHAAQQGGPAPAQGEAPAYGYPQHPAPSDPQYQQPAPSDPQHQQPAPSDPQYQQPAPSNPQYQQQAYGDQAGQAYGDQAAAQQQAYGGQYAAQPQQPYPAQGQPYTDQAYAQQAYAHQQPHPAQAQQQAQQPYAGQPQAQPQQNPGAQPQPQQYAERTPAPRARSSRATRETRPVVDKKLVSSVRSPRRGEPFTARALRAVRRTVSSSAAREVAETTATAEILQQPVTTGRQIAVTSIRGGSGKTTVAALLGTTYAHYRQDPVLVIEADPALGSLPVRLGAESTRWTTGDLAEVVEPQMTLLDVTGYLVQLPDNAWLLPGSQGQVGAMLDTKGYERIMVSSRRYFGVTVVDCETLPAEVARTALSAAQARILTVPATIEGIASTHAVLEWMRGLPRDITTTTVVVLTETVPHAGIDLDKAAEQLRETGASVRVLPYDRHLAAGGIIRTDLLARDTREAATRLAAEAFQLSQKRR is encoded by the coding sequence GTGGCAGGAGAGAAGGGCGACATGCCGAGCGGGGACAACTGGCAGAACGACGTGCTGCGCGACCTGAGGGGCGGCACGCCCCAGCAGCGTGCCGCGCAACAGGACGGCCGGCCACCACAGGCGCCCCAGCAGCGGGAACAGCAGGCGCCCCAGCAGCATGCAGCGCAGCAGGGCGGGCCCGCCCCGGCGCAGGGCGAGGCACCGGCGTACGGCTACCCGCAGCACCCCGCGCCGTCCGACCCGCAGTACCAGCAGCCCGCGCCCTCCGACCCGCAGCACCAGCAGCCCGCGCCCTCCGACCCGCAGTACCAGCAGCCCGCGCCGTCGAACCCGCAGTACCAGCAGCAGGCGTACGGCGACCAGGCTGGGCAGGCGTACGGCGACCAGGCCGCGGCCCAGCAGCAGGCGTACGGCGGCCAGTACGCCGCCCAGCCGCAGCAGCCCTACCCGGCGCAGGGGCAGCCGTACACCGACCAGGCCTATGCCCAGCAGGCCTACGCCCACCAGCAGCCTCACCCCGCGCAGGCGCAGCAGCAGGCGCAGCAGCCGTACGCCGGCCAGCCCCAAGCCCAGCCGCAGCAGAACCCCGGGGCCCAACCCCAGCCCCAGCAGTACGCCGAGCGGACCCCCGCCCCACGCGCCCGGTCGTCCCGCGCCACCCGCGAGACCCGCCCCGTGGTCGACAAGAAGCTCGTCTCCTCCGTCCGGTCGCCCCGGCGCGGGGAGCCGTTCACCGCCCGCGCCCTGCGTGCCGTACGCCGGACCGTGTCCTCCTCGGCAGCGCGCGAGGTCGCCGAGACCACCGCGACCGCCGAGATACTGCAGCAGCCGGTCACCACCGGCCGGCAGATCGCGGTGACCTCCATCCGCGGCGGCTCGGGCAAGACGACGGTCGCCGCCCTGCTCGGCACCACCTACGCCCACTACCGCCAGGACCCGGTCCTCGTCATCGAGGCCGATCCGGCGCTCGGCTCGCTGCCGGTGCGGCTCGGCGCGGAGAGCACGCGCTGGACCACCGGCGACCTCGCCGAGGTCGTCGAACCGCAGATGACGCTGCTCGACGTCACCGGCTACCTGGTCCAACTGCCCGACAACGCCTGGCTGCTGCCCGGCAGCCAGGGCCAGGTCGGGGCGATGCTCGACACCAAGGGCTACGAGCGGATCATGGTGTCGTCGCGCCGCTACTTCGGCGTGACCGTCGTCGACTGCGAGACGCTGCCCGCCGAGGTCGCCCGCACCGCGCTGTCCGCCGCCCAGGCCCGCATCCTCACCGTCCCCGCGACGATCGAGGGCATCGCCAGCACGCACGCGGTCCTGGAGTGGATGCGCGGTCTGCCCCGGGACATCACCACCACGACGGTCGTCGTGCTCACCGAGACCGTGCCGCACGCCGGCATCGACCTCGACAAGGCCGCCGAGCAGCTGAGGGAGACCGGGGCGAGCGTGCGGGTCCTGCCCTACGACCGTCATCTGGCGGCCGGCGGCATCATCCGCACCGACCTGCTCGCGCGGGACACCCGGGAGGCCGCCACCCGCCTGGCCGCGGAGGCCTTCCAGCTCTCCCAGAAGCGCCGCTGA
- the eccD gene encoding type VII secretion integral membrane protein EccD, producing MSRTQLSRVTLIGERRRADLVLPSDTPIGQLLPDILRLLDDRAATRPTTRQLITSDGSALPHDATLSSSEVPDGAVLRLVRAHAAPPAPVVHDVTDQVADDLDLRSWRWRPAARRVSAGVATVVFAVAAAVLARQEFSLESVATGLAAVTVLFVIAGALIAKIGEGNQGLATALLLASGVLGLLTAWTAADAYDWGGTARLGGIAAALVLTLVLLAYCSPLGRGGLIGAGAVIGVALVWEVVAAVQDRGDRIGAVMAVVSVILLGLLPRFALMASGLTALDDKRSTGTSVSRHQVANALAATHRGLALATVVTAASAAAGGWLLTTAKEPTAWTVTLASLTAVVLLSRARAFPLVVEVVALFGAAALLVVRLAVLWLDHTGGAGALVLLGAAALLPLLVLGVEPPEHVRVRLRRFADLIESLGVIGLFPLAIGVFGIYGQLLNKF from the coding sequence ATGTCTCGGACCCAGCTGAGCCGGGTCACCCTGATCGGCGAGCGGCGACGCGCCGACCTCGTGCTGCCGTCGGACACTCCGATCGGCCAACTGCTCCCCGACATACTGCGGTTGCTGGACGACCGGGCCGCCACCCGGCCGACCACCCGCCAGCTGATCACCTCCGACGGTTCGGCGCTGCCGCATGACGCCACGCTGTCGTCGTCGGAGGTCCCCGACGGAGCCGTGCTGCGCCTCGTGCGTGCCCATGCCGCTCCGCCCGCGCCCGTCGTGCACGACGTCACCGACCAGGTCGCCGACGACCTCGACCTGCGGAGCTGGCGCTGGCGTCCGGCCGCGCGCCGGGTCAGCGCCGGGGTGGCCACCGTCGTGTTCGCCGTGGCCGCGGCCGTGCTGGCCCGGCAGGAGTTCTCGCTGGAGTCCGTTGCCACCGGGCTCGCCGCCGTCACCGTCCTGTTCGTGATCGCCGGTGCGCTCATCGCGAAGATCGGCGAGGGCAACCAGGGCCTGGCCACCGCGCTGCTGCTCGCCTCCGGCGTGCTCGGCCTGCTCACCGCCTGGACCGCCGCCGACGCCTACGACTGGGGCGGGACGGCCCGGTTGGGCGGAATCGCCGCCGCGCTGGTGCTCACGCTCGTGCTGCTCGCCTACTGCTCGCCGCTCGGCCGCGGCGGACTCATCGGGGCCGGGGCGGTCATCGGTGTGGCCCTCGTGTGGGAGGTCGTGGCCGCCGTACAGGACCGGGGGGACCGGATCGGCGCGGTGATGGCCGTGGTCTCCGTCATCCTGCTCGGGCTGCTGCCCCGGTTCGCGCTGATGGCCTCGGGACTCACCGCGCTCGACGACAAGCGCTCCACGGGCACGTCGGTGAGCCGGCACCAGGTCGCCAACGCCCTCGCCGCCACCCACCGCGGACTGGCCCTCGCCACCGTGGTCACCGCCGCGTCGGCCGCCGCCGGCGGCTGGCTGCTGACCACCGCGAAGGAACCGACCGCCTGGACGGTTACCCTCGCCTCGCTCACCGCCGTCGTACTGCTGTCCCGGGCGCGGGCCTTCCCGCTGGTCGTCGAGGTCGTGGCGCTGTTCGGGGCGGCGGCGCTGCTCGTCGTACGCCTCGCCGTGCTGTGGCTGGACCACACCGGGGGCGCCGGAGCCCTCGTCCTGCTGGGCGCCGCGGCACTGCTGCCGCTGCTGGTCCTCGGGGTCGAGCCGCCGGAGCACGTCCGGGTACGGCTGCGGCGGTTCGCCGATCTGATCGAGTCCCTCGGCGTGATCGGGCTGTTCCCGCTCGCCATCGGGGTGTTCGGTATCTACGGGCAGCTGCTCAACAAGTTCTGA
- a CDS encoding HD domain-containing protein — protein sequence MSPAEVEAVARAAHAGQTDKAGRPYVEHLSAVAEGVRARGGGDELIAAAWLHDAVEDGVLSEEWLETAALPQSTKDVVRAMTKRPDEEQEAYARRILATPGARLVKAADLAHNADPGRLAVLDEHTARRLKQKYAAMRQHLGLAPGD from the coding sequence ATGAGTCCGGCCGAGGTCGAGGCCGTCGCCCGTGCCGCGCACGCCGGGCAGACGGACAAGGCCGGACGGCCGTACGTCGAGCATCTGTCGGCCGTCGCCGAGGGCGTCCGCGCCCGGGGCGGGGGAGACGAGCTCATCGCCGCCGCGTGGCTGCACGACGCCGTCGAGGACGGAGTGCTGAGCGAGGAGTGGCTGGAAACGGCCGCCCTGCCGCAGAGCACCAAGGACGTCGTACGGGCCATGACCAAGCGGCCGGACGAGGAGCAGGAGGCGTACGCGCGCCGGATCCTGGCCACCCCCGGCGCCCGGCTGGTCAAGGCGGCCGATCTCGCGCACAACGCCGACCCCGGCCGGCTCGCCGTACTCGACGAGCACACCGCCCGCCGGCTGAAGCAGAAGTACGCCGCCATGCGGCAGCACCTCGGCCTCGCCCCGGGCGACTGA
- a CDS encoding DUF6508 domain-containing protein, translated as MSSPVHYITVTAPDGEVIGYAWGDATDVEWINRKASSSSAYDAGMEWYGRVREAHERGLTPLGVLNLLSHEPGVGPVTEAPDVAAIEELARIVTPADDRRLLAQLDRDDAEAWQELADAFDALTDEDRDVKWGGGQKSPSGAIQVPFPMYSQPLHRAVSALLGVGAVTPEHRWVDSPMLQVPPDGRLRPADAVRAATTVVRGEKFSDGTIDKALKSGLLDAIANSLRTWYADPDADQPSPDADPDADQPSPDAAPPVEQPSTAPTPQPRALQDAPDPTPSMCKFCGGSPAADVTFRAHRGLIIFFGFKKMDGPMCMTCGLAVYRALTTHTLCVGWWSPFSLFVFAPLTLVRNLLAVRKVKQLAAPGPGMLGPRYDPGLPIHRRPRAYVALIPVVWVLFMIVTGLSGGV; from the coding sequence ATGTCCAGTCCCGTGCACTACATCACCGTCACCGCCCCCGACGGCGAAGTCATCGGATACGCCTGGGGCGATGCCACCGACGTCGAGTGGATCAACCGGAAGGCGAGCAGCAGCAGCGCCTACGACGCGGGGATGGAGTGGTACGGCAGGGTCCGCGAGGCCCACGAACGCGGCCTGACGCCCCTCGGTGTCCTCAACCTCCTCAGCCACGAACCCGGCGTCGGCCCCGTCACCGAGGCCCCCGATGTCGCCGCGATCGAGGAACTCGCCCGAATCGTCACCCCGGCCGACGACCGGCGCCTGCTCGCCCAGCTCGACCGTGACGACGCGGAGGCATGGCAGGAACTCGCCGACGCCTTCGACGCGCTCACGGACGAGGACCGGGACGTGAAGTGGGGCGGGGGGCAGAAGTCGCCGAGCGGTGCCATTCAGGTGCCGTTCCCCATGTACAGCCAGCCGCTGCACCGGGCTGTCAGCGCCCTGCTCGGCGTCGGCGCCGTAACCCCCGAGCACCGGTGGGTGGACAGTCCGATGCTCCAAGTGCCGCCGGACGGACGGCTGCGGCCCGCCGACGCCGTGCGCGCCGCGACCACAGTCGTGCGCGGGGAGAAATTCTCCGACGGGACGATCGACAAGGCCCTGAAGAGCGGCCTCCTGGACGCCATAGCCAACTCGCTCCGCACCTGGTACGCCGATCCTGACGCCGACCAGCCCTCGCCCGACGCCGATCCTGACGCCGACCAGCCCTCGCCCGACGCCGCCCCTCCCGTCGAGCAGCCCTCCACCGCCCCCACCCCCCAGCCGAGGGCCCTCCAGGATGCCCCCGACCCCACCCCCTCCATGTGCAAGTTCTGTGGAGGTTCCCCCGCCGCCGACGTCACCTTCCGAGCCCACCGAGGCCTGATCATCTTCTTCGGGTTCAAGAAGATGGACGGCCCCATGTGCATGACCTGCGGACTGGCCGTGTACCGCGCCCTGACCACCCACACGCTCTGCGTGGGCTGGTGGAGCCCGTTCTCCCTCTTCGTCTTCGCGCCGTTGACGCTGGTACGGAACCTCCTCGCCGTGCGGAAGGTGAAGCAGCTCGCCGCCCCCGGGCCCGGCATGCTCGGCCCGCGCTACGACCCCGGCCTCCCCATCCACCGGCGGCCGCGTGCGTATGTCGCGCTCATCCCTGTGGTGTGGGTGCTCTTCATGATCGTGACGGGGTTGTCGGGAGGCGTGTGA